A single region of the Phaenicophaeus curvirostris isolate KB17595 chromosome 4, BPBGC_Pcur_1.0, whole genome shotgun sequence genome encodes:
- the LOC138719721 gene encoding growth-regulated protein homolog gamma-like — MSPHLRLLLLVLLLLAADRCRGGPPAGELRCRCPRTVSQLIPPRRLARVELLTEGPHCTVPEVIATTKQGQIICLSPSAPWVKHILTNILNRSQTSPEGRNTYK, encoded by the exons ATGAGTCCGCacctccgcctcctcctcctcgttctcctcctcctggccGCCGATCGCTGCCGGG GTGGGCCGCCAGCTGGGGAGCTGCGCTGCCGCTGCCCGCGTACTGTGTCCCAGCTGATCCCACCGCGACGCCTGGCCCGTGTGGAGCTGCTCACTGAGGGCCCACACTGCACTGTGCCTGAGGTCAT AGCCACCACGAAGCAGGGACAGATCATCTGCCTGAGCCCCTCAGCACCGTGGGTCAAGCACATCCTCACCAACATCCTCAACAG GTCACAAACCAGCCCTGAGGGAAGAAACACCTACAAATGA
- the LOC138719683 gene encoding interleukin-8, producing the protein MNSKLVAVLALFLISAAVSQGMTLARMGTELRCQCIATHSKFIPPKSIQDVKLTQSGPHCKNVEVIATLKDGKEVCLEPTAPWVQLIIKAILAKAQLNSDSPL; encoded by the exons ATGAACAGCAAGCTCGTGGCTGTCCTGGCTCTCTTCCTGATCTCCGCCGCTGTGTCCCAAG GTATGACCCTGGCACGGATGGGGACCGAGCTCCGGTGCCAGTGCATCGCCACCCACTCCAAGTTCATCCCTCCGAAATCCATTCAGGATGTGAAGCTGACACAGAGCGGCCCCCACTGCAAGAATGTTGAAGTCAT AGCTACTCTGAAGgatggcaaagaggtgtgctTGGAGCCCACTGCTCCCTGGGTACAGCTGATCATCAAGGCAATCCTGGCCAA GGCTCAGCTCAACTCTGACTCACCACTCTAA